From a single Lolium rigidum isolate FL_2022 chromosome 7, APGP_CSIRO_Lrig_0.1, whole genome shotgun sequence genomic region:
- the LOC124670643 gene encoding chlorophyll a-b binding protein 7, chloroplastic-like: MALVSSSSAATVAALPSNGLAGARTSFLGAGKAASRSSFTVRAAAPERPIWFPGSTPPPWLDGSLPGDFGFDPWGLGSDPESLRWNVQAELVHCRWAMLGAAGIFIPELLTKIGILNTPSWYTAGEQEYFTDTTTLFVVELILIGWAEGRRWADIIKPGSVNTDPIFPNNKLTGTDVGYPGGLWFDPLGYGNGSPEKLKELRTKEIKNGRLAMLAVMGAWFQAEYTGTGPIDNLFAHLADPGHATIFRAFAPK; this comes from the exons ATGGCGTtagtctcctcctcctcggctgccaccgTCGCGGCGCTCCCCAGCAATGGGCTGGCCGGCGCACGGACCTCCTTCCTCGGCGCCGGCAAGGCGGCGTCGCGGTCTTCGTTTACCGTGCGCGCCGCGGCGCCCGAGAGGCCCATCTGGTTCCCCGGGAGCACCCCTCCCCCGTGGCTTGACGGCAG CCTTCCCGGAGACTTCGGCTTTGACCCATGGGGCCTCG GATCGGACCCCGAGAGCTTGCGGTGGAACGTGCAGGCGGAGCTGGTGCACTGCCGGTGGGCGATGCTGGGCGCGGCGGGGATCTTCATCCCGGAGCTGCTGACCAAGATCGGCATCCTCAACACGCCGTCGTGGTACACCGCCGGCGAGCAGGAGTACTTCACCGACACCACCACGCTCTTCGTCGTGGAGCTCATCCTCATCGGCTGGGCCGAGGGCCGCCGGTGGGCAGACATCATCAAGCCCGGCTCCGTCAACACCGACCCCATCTTCCCCAACAACAAGCTCACCGGCACCGACGTCGG GTACCCCGGTGGTCTGTGGTTTGACCCACTCGGCTACGGCAACGGCTCGCCAGAGAAGCTCAAGGAGTTGCGCACCAAGGAGATCAAGAATGGCCGCCTCGCCATGCTCGCCGTCATGGGCGCGTGGTTCCAGGCCGAGTACACCGGCACCGGCCCCATCGACAACCTCTTCGCCCACCTTGCCGACCCCGGCCACGCCACCATCTTCAGG GCCTTCGCCCCCAAGTAA